A single Scleropages formosus chromosome 4, fSclFor1.1, whole genome shotgun sequence DNA region contains:
- the LOC108921271 gene encoding elastin-like isoform X1: MAYRMAVLLLSGFLLLSLCRPTLQKGVYFSTRTGVGTEERPGVAVGTRIEGGYDLRGAGIGGVAPGREGTGGLGLTGVGPGILVPGGVGPRGVGVGGLESGVAVQPGKTGGYSPGLIGVGGLGLGGVGAGGLGPGVVSPGGVGPGSIAVGEQRPGGFGVGLGTGAGVKPAKTGGYGPGLIGTGGVVPGGVGAGGLGLGGVGPGAVAPSGFVTGGVGVGGLRPDVFGVGGLGTGAGVKPGFYGPGLIGTGGVLPGGAGPGGLLPGGVGPGGVGRGGVGPEGVRVGGLIPDGLGAGGLGTGGYGPGLIGAGGVVPGGVGAGGLGLGGVGPVAVAPGVVPGRIGVVGLRPGAGVKPIKTGGYGPGLIGAGGVVPGGAGAVELGPGAVGPSGLVPGAVGPGGLLPGAVGPGGLLPGGAGAGGLGPVAVGPGGLVPGAVGAGGLVPGGVGPGGVTVGGLRPGSLILGTGAGVKPAKRDGYVPGFIGAGGMVPGGVGPGGLGAGALGPGGLVPGGMGAGSLVPGGVGAVQTGLGGLGIGGLGAGGTLPGGGRGADGGIVGAGGIGIPVIPQISLSGESTRRKASELPGVGVLGRYHWGQVPLQGFGGRGFLPGIVTGTGLQRQVAGFGQLGPGSYGTNGGRDSLHRQPGIFHGYPLTLPKTRADIIGVGGIPGVGGVPGVGGVRGVGGLPGVGGLPGVGVVPGVGGIPGVGGVPGVGGIPGVGGIPGVGVVPGVGGIPGFSGVPGIGYGSEAKARKYGDIIGAGGVLRVGGIPGVGGVPGVGVGGVPGVGVGGVPGVGVRVGGVPGVGVGGVPGIGGVPGVSGLPGVGGVPGVGGVPGIGYGSGAKALKYGVPGVSGVPGVGGIPGVGVVPGVSGVPGVGGVAGVSGLPGVGGIPGLSGVPSIGYGFGAKARKYGDIIGAGGVLRVGGIPGVGGVPGVGVGGVPGVGVGGVPGVGGVPGVGVGVGGVPGVGVGVGGVPGVGVGGVPGVGVGGVPGVGGLPGVGGVPGAGGVPGVGGVPGIGYGSGTKARKYADIIGAGGIPGVGGVPGVGGVPGVGGVPGVGGVPGVGGIPGVGGVPGVGGVPGVGGVPGVGGVPGVGGIPGVGGVPGVGGRVPGGGFAGGLAGGLPGGMLGGHPGGAKAFKYASLTGLGSAGLPGTFGIPAGVPATGTGVGLGRGLVPGAAGVQEVVGIPGVAYGGQPIGYGTGGKLPKYVVPGTVEGAGQVRMPGGIPEGVGRGVPGVQIVPTGKPEMGPTLAPGSAQMPDLHLSATGAGPGLLRPDGGVGGPAPSGGSGTGVSPTDRAGSGVGLGGDISVGVDEGKPLKPTGAGTAGSVTSTAGSVGLGAGVSSGFLPSAKPLKSPAAGGVTGVEGIGGVGGVGGTGHSPGVRGLLSGGGLLYPTGVELGPGESGKSGYGTLAEKQAKYAAFHGFLSYRGGAGCQGKYCRKRRKSRSVGPAGPNLA; this comes from the exons ATGGCGTACAGGATGGCAGTACTGCTGCTGAGCGGAttcctcctgctctccctcTGCAGACCTACGCTTCAGAAAG GAGTGTACTTCTCTACAAGAACTGGAGTTGGAACTGAGGAAAGACCAGGAGTTGCAGTTGGGACCAGAATAGAAG gTGGATATGACCTAAGAGGGGCTGGAATTGGTGGAGTAGCTCCTGGTAGAGAAGGAACTGGTGGACTAGGACTTACTGGAGTTGGACCTGGTATTCTGGTACCTGGTGGAGTTGGACCAAGGGGTGTAGGAGTTGGTGGACTTGAATCGG GAGTGGCTGTTCAACCTGGCAAGACAG GTGGCTATAGCCCAGGACTCATTGGAGTTGGTGGACTAGGTCTTGGTGGAGTTGGAGCTGGTGGACTGGGACCTGGTGTAGTCAGTCCTGGTGGAGTTGGACCTGGGAGTATAGCAGTTGGTGAACAGAGACCAGGTGGTTTCGGAGTTGGACTTGGAACAG gagCTGGTGTTAAACCTGCCAAGACAG GTGGCTATGGCCCAGGACTCATTGGCACTGGTGGAGTGGTACCTGGGGGAGTTGGAGCTGGTGGACTAGGTCTTGGTGGAGTGGGACCTGGTGCAGTTGCTCCTAGTGGATTTGTCACTGGGGGAGTAGGAGTTGGTGGACTGAGACCAGATGTTTTTGGAGTTGGTGGACTTGGAACAG gagCTGGAGTTAAACCTG GTTTCTATGGCCCAGGACTCATTGGAACTGGTGGAGTGCtacctggaggagctggaccTGGTGGACTGTTACCCGGTGGAGTTGGACCTGGGGGAGTCGGTCGTGGTGGAGTTGGACCTGAAGGTGTCAGAGTTGGTGGACTGATACCTGACGGTTTGGGAGCTGGAGGACTTGGAACAG GTGGCTATGGCCCAGGACTCATTGGAGCTGGTGGAGTGGTACCTGGGGGAGTTGGAGCTGGTGGACTAGGTCTTGGTGGAGTTGGACCTGTTGCAGTTGCTCCTGGAGTTGTCCCTGGGCGTATAGGAGTTGTTGGACTAAGACCAG gagCTGGAGTTAAACCTATTAAGACAG GTGGCTATGGCCCAGGACTCATTGGAGCTGGTGGAGTGGtacctggaggagctggagctgttGAACTGGGACCTGGTGCAGTTGGACCTAGTGGACTGGTACCTGGTGCAGTTGGACCTGGTGGACTGTTACCTGGTGCAGTTGGACCTGGTGGACTGTtacctggaggagctggagctggtggACTGGGACCTGTTGCTGTCGGACCTGGTGGACTGGTACCTGGAGCAGTTGGAGCTGGTGGACTGGtacctggaggagttggacctGGAGGTGTCACAGTTGGTGGACTCAGACCTGGTAGTTTGATACTTGGAACAG GAGCTGGAGTTAAACCTGCCAAGAGAG ATGGCTATGTCCCAGGATTCATTGGCGCTGGTGGAATGGTGCCTGGGGGAGTTGGACCTGGTGGACTAGGAGCTGGTGCTCTTGGACCAGGTGGACTGGTACCTGGTGGAATGGGAGCTGGCAGTTTAGTACCTGGTGGAGTAGGAGCTGTTCAAACTGGACTTGGTGGTTTGGGAATCGGAGGCCTCGGAGCAG GAGGGACTCTGCCAGGAGGAGGTCGAGGAGCTGATGGAGGAATAGTTGGAGCTGGTGGAATTGGTA TTCCTGTTATACCTCAGATTAGCCTGTCAGGAGAGAGCACCAGAAGAAAAGCCTCAGAACTTCCAG GTGTAGGGGTACTTGGACGCTACCATTGGGGACAAGTACCTCTGCAAG GGTTTGGTGGTCGGGGGTTTCTGCCAGGTATAGTGACCGGAACAGGACTTCAGCGGCAAG TGGCGGGATTTGGGCAGCTGGGGCCAGGAAGCTATGGAACCAATG GAGGCCGTGATTCATTACACCGTCAGCCCGGAATTTTCCATGGATACCCACTCACATTACCAAAGACCAGAG CTGACATAATTGGTGTTGGTGGCATCCCTGGAGTCGGAGGAGTACCTGGAGTCGGAGGAGTACGTGGAGTCGGAGGTTTACCTGGAGTCGGTGGCCTCCCTGGAGTCGGAGTTGTACCTGGAGTCGGTGGTATCCCCGGAGTCGGAGGCGTACCTGGAGTCGGAGGCATACCTGGAGTCGGTGGTATCCCTGGAGTCGGAGTTGTACCTGGAGTCGGAGGCATACCTGGATTTAGTGGAGTGCCTGGTATAGGATATGGATCTGAGGCTAAAGCCCGTAAATATG GTGATATAATTGGTGCTGGTGGAGTACTCAGAGTCGGTGGCATCCCTGGAGTTGGCGGCGTgcctggagtcggagtcggcgGCGTgcctggagtcggagtcggcgGCGTGcctggagtcggagtcagagTCGGAGGCGTgcctggagtcggagtcggaggCGTGCCTGGAATCGGAGGTGTGCCTGGAGTCAGTGGCCTCCCTGGAGTCGGTGGCGTACCTGGAGTTGGAGGTGTACCTGGTATAGGCTATGGCTCTGGGGCTAAAGCTCTTAAATATG GTGTACCTGGAGTCAGTGGAGTACCTGGAGTCGGTGGCATCCCTGGAGTCGGAGTTGTACCTGGAGTCAGTGGAGTACCTGGAGTCGGAGGAGTAGCTGGAGTCAGTGGCCTGCCTGGAGTCGGAGGCATACCTGGACTTAGTGGCGTGCCTAGTATAGGATACGGATTTGGGGCTAAAGCACGTAAATATG GTGATATAATTGGTGCTGGTGGAGTACTCAGAGTCGGTGGCATCCCTGGAGTTGGCGGCGTgcctggagtcggagtcggcgGCGTgcctggagtcggagtcggaggCGTGCCTGGAGTCGGAGGCGTgcctggagtcggagtcggagtCGGCGGCGTgcctggagtcggagtcggagtCGGAGGCGTGCCTGGAGTCGGAGTTGGAGGCGTgcctggagtcggagtcggaggCGTGCCTGGAGTCGGTGGCCTCCCCGGAGTCGGTGGCGTACCTGGAGCTGGAGGTGTACCCGGAGTTGGAGGTGTACCTGGTATAGGCTATGGTTCTGGGACTAAAGCTCGTAAATATG CTGACATAATTGGTGCTGGTGGCATCCCCGGAGTCGGAGGAGTACCTGGAGTCGGAGGAGTACCTGGAGTCGGAGGTGTACCTGGAGTCGGAGGAGTACCTGGAGTCGGTGGCATCCCTGGAGTCGGAGGAGTACCTGGAGTCGGAGGAGTACCTGGAGTCGGAGGTGTACCTGGAGTCGGAGGAGTACCTGGAGTCGGTGGCATCCCTGGAGTCGGAGGAGTACCTGGAGTCGGAG GTAGAGTTCCAGGTGGTGGATTTGCAGGGGGCTTAGCAGGAGGACTTCCAGGAGGAATGCTAGGAG GCCATCCAGGTGGAGCCAAAGCTTTCAAATATG CATCCCTTACTGGTCTAGGTAGTGCTGGACTACCTGGAACGTTTGGCATTCCTGCTGGAGTACCAGCAACTGGTACTGGAGTTGGACTCGGAAGAGGACTTGTCCCCGGAGCTGCAGGGGTTCAAGAAGTTGTAGGAATCCCAGGGGTTGCATATGGAGGTCAGCCTATAG gatATGGAACTGGAGGTAAACTTCCTAAATATG TTGTGCCGGGGACAGTGGAAGGAGCAGGGCAAGTCAGAATGCCTGGTGGCATCCCGGAAGGAGTGGGAAGGGGAGTTCCAGGAGTACAGATTGTCCCAACTGGGAAGCCAG aaatGGGACCAACACTGGCACCTGGAAGCGCTCAGATGCCAGATCTGCATTTAA GTGCAACAGGAGCAGGGCCAG GACTGCTGCGACCTGATG GTGGAGTAGGTGGACCAGCACCTTCTGGAG GTAGTGGGACTGGTGTCAGTCCCACTGACAGGGCTGGCTCTGGTGTCGGTCTTGGAGGTGATATTAGTGTTGGCGTTGATGAAGGTAAACCCCTGAAACCTACAGGAGCAGGAACAG CTGGATCTGTAACCAGTACTGCAGGAAGTGTTGGACTTGGCGCAGGAGTTAGCAGCGG
- the LOC108921271 gene encoding elastin-like isoform X2, with the protein MAYRMAVLLLSGFLLLSLCRPTLQKGVYFSTRTGVGTEERPGVAVGTRIEGGYDLRGAGIGGVAPGREGTGGLGLTGVGPGILVPGGVGPRGVGVGGLESGVAVQPGKTGGYSPGLIGVGGLGLGGVGAGGLGPGVVSPGGVGPGSIAVGEQRPGGFGVGLGTGAGVKPAKTGGYGPGLIGTGGVVPGGVGAGGLGLGGVGPGAVAPSGFVTGGVGVGGLRPDVFGVGGLGTGAGVKPGFYGPGLIGTGGVLPGGAGPGGLLPGGVGPGGVGRGGVGPEGVRVGGLIPDGLGAGGLGTGGYGPGLIGAGGVVPGGVGAGGLGLGGVGPVAVAPGVVPGRIGVVGLRPGAGVKPIKTGGYGPGLIGAGGVVPGGAGAVELGPGAVGPSGLVPGAVGPGGLLPGAVGPGGLLPGGAGAGGLGPVAVGPGGLVPGAVGAGGLVPGGVGPGGVTVGGLRPGSLILGTGAGVKPAKRDGYVPGFIGAGGMVPGGVGPGGLGAGALGPGGLVPGGMGAGSLVPGGVGAVQTGLGGLGIGGLGAGGTLPGGGRGADGGIVGAGGIVPVIPQISLSGESTRRKASELPGVGVLGRYHWGQVPLQGFGGRGFLPGIVTGTGLQRQVAGFGQLGPGSYGTNGGRDSLHRQPGIFHGYPLTLPKTRADIIGVGGIPGVGGVPGVGGVRGVGGLPGVGGLPGVGVVPGVGGIPGVGGVPGVGGIPGVGGIPGVGVVPGVGGIPGFSGVPGIGYGSEAKARKYGDIIGAGGVLRVGGIPGVGGVPGVGVGGVPGVGVGGVPGVGVRVGGVPGVGVGGVPGIGGVPGVSGLPGVGGVPGVGGVPGIGYGSGAKALKYGVPGVSGVPGVGGIPGVGVVPGVSGVPGVGGVAGVSGLPGVGGIPGLSGVPSIGYGFGAKARKYGDIIGAGGVLRVGGIPGVGGVPGVGVGGVPGVGVGGVPGVGGVPGVGVGVGGVPGVGVGVGGVPGVGVGGVPGVGVGGVPGVGGLPGVGGVPGAGGVPGVGGVPGIGYGSGTKARKYADIIGAGGIPGVGGVPGVGGVPGVGGVPGVGGVPGVGGIPGVGGVPGVGGVPGVGGVPGVGGVPGVGGIPGVGGVPGVGGRVPGGGFAGGLAGGLPGGMLGGHPGGAKAFKYASLTGLGSAGLPGTFGIPAGVPATGTGVGLGRGLVPGAAGVQEVVGIPGVAYGGQPIGYGTGGKLPKYVVPGTVEGAGQVRMPGGIPEGVGRGVPGVQIVPTGKPEMGPTLAPGSAQMPDLHLSATGAGPGLLRPDGGVGGPAPSGGSGTGVSPTDRAGSGVGLGGDISVGVDEGKPLKPTGAGTAGSVTSTAGSVGLGAGVSSGFLPSAKPLKSPAAGGVTGVEGIGGVGGVGGTGHSPGVRGLLSGGGLLYPTGVELGPGESGKSGYGTLAEKQAKYAAFHGFLSYRGGAGCQGKYCRKRRKSRSVGPAGPNLA; encoded by the exons ATGGCGTACAGGATGGCAGTACTGCTGCTGAGCGGAttcctcctgctctccctcTGCAGACCTACGCTTCAGAAAG GAGTGTACTTCTCTACAAGAACTGGAGTTGGAACTGAGGAAAGACCAGGAGTTGCAGTTGGGACCAGAATAGAAG gTGGATATGACCTAAGAGGGGCTGGAATTGGTGGAGTAGCTCCTGGTAGAGAAGGAACTGGTGGACTAGGACTTACTGGAGTTGGACCTGGTATTCTGGTACCTGGTGGAGTTGGACCAAGGGGTGTAGGAGTTGGTGGACTTGAATCGG GAGTGGCTGTTCAACCTGGCAAGACAG GTGGCTATAGCCCAGGACTCATTGGAGTTGGTGGACTAGGTCTTGGTGGAGTTGGAGCTGGTGGACTGGGACCTGGTGTAGTCAGTCCTGGTGGAGTTGGACCTGGGAGTATAGCAGTTGGTGAACAGAGACCAGGTGGTTTCGGAGTTGGACTTGGAACAG gagCTGGTGTTAAACCTGCCAAGACAG GTGGCTATGGCCCAGGACTCATTGGCACTGGTGGAGTGGTACCTGGGGGAGTTGGAGCTGGTGGACTAGGTCTTGGTGGAGTGGGACCTGGTGCAGTTGCTCCTAGTGGATTTGTCACTGGGGGAGTAGGAGTTGGTGGACTGAGACCAGATGTTTTTGGAGTTGGTGGACTTGGAACAG gagCTGGAGTTAAACCTG GTTTCTATGGCCCAGGACTCATTGGAACTGGTGGAGTGCtacctggaggagctggaccTGGTGGACTGTTACCCGGTGGAGTTGGACCTGGGGGAGTCGGTCGTGGTGGAGTTGGACCTGAAGGTGTCAGAGTTGGTGGACTGATACCTGACGGTTTGGGAGCTGGAGGACTTGGAACAG GTGGCTATGGCCCAGGACTCATTGGAGCTGGTGGAGTGGTACCTGGGGGAGTTGGAGCTGGTGGACTAGGTCTTGGTGGAGTTGGACCTGTTGCAGTTGCTCCTGGAGTTGTCCCTGGGCGTATAGGAGTTGTTGGACTAAGACCAG gagCTGGAGTTAAACCTATTAAGACAG GTGGCTATGGCCCAGGACTCATTGGAGCTGGTGGAGTGGtacctggaggagctggagctgttGAACTGGGACCTGGTGCAGTTGGACCTAGTGGACTGGTACCTGGTGCAGTTGGACCTGGTGGACTGTTACCTGGTGCAGTTGGACCTGGTGGACTGTtacctggaggagctggagctggtggACTGGGACCTGTTGCTGTCGGACCTGGTGGACTGGTACCTGGAGCAGTTGGAGCTGGTGGACTGGtacctggaggagttggacctGGAGGTGTCACAGTTGGTGGACTCAGACCTGGTAGTTTGATACTTGGAACAG GAGCTGGAGTTAAACCTGCCAAGAGAG ATGGCTATGTCCCAGGATTCATTGGCGCTGGTGGAATGGTGCCTGGGGGAGTTGGACCTGGTGGACTAGGAGCTGGTGCTCTTGGACCAGGTGGACTGGTACCTGGTGGAATGGGAGCTGGCAGTTTAGTACCTGGTGGAGTAGGAGCTGTTCAAACTGGACTTGGTGGTTTGGGAATCGGAGGCCTCGGAGCAG GAGGGACTCTGCCAGGAGGAGGTCGAGGAGCTGATGGAGGAATAGTTGGAGCTGGTGGAATTG TTCCTGTTATACCTCAGATTAGCCTGTCAGGAGAGAGCACCAGAAGAAAAGCCTCAGAACTTCCAG GTGTAGGGGTACTTGGACGCTACCATTGGGGACAAGTACCTCTGCAAG GGTTTGGTGGTCGGGGGTTTCTGCCAGGTATAGTGACCGGAACAGGACTTCAGCGGCAAG TGGCGGGATTTGGGCAGCTGGGGCCAGGAAGCTATGGAACCAATG GAGGCCGTGATTCATTACACCGTCAGCCCGGAATTTTCCATGGATACCCACTCACATTACCAAAGACCAGAG CTGACATAATTGGTGTTGGTGGCATCCCTGGAGTCGGAGGAGTACCTGGAGTCGGAGGAGTACGTGGAGTCGGAGGTTTACCTGGAGTCGGTGGCCTCCCTGGAGTCGGAGTTGTACCTGGAGTCGGTGGTATCCCCGGAGTCGGAGGCGTACCTGGAGTCGGAGGCATACCTGGAGTCGGTGGTATCCCTGGAGTCGGAGTTGTACCTGGAGTCGGAGGCATACCTGGATTTAGTGGAGTGCCTGGTATAGGATATGGATCTGAGGCTAAAGCCCGTAAATATG GTGATATAATTGGTGCTGGTGGAGTACTCAGAGTCGGTGGCATCCCTGGAGTTGGCGGCGTgcctggagtcggagtcggcgGCGTgcctggagtcggagtcggcgGCGTGcctggagtcggagtcagagTCGGAGGCGTgcctggagtcggagtcggaggCGTGCCTGGAATCGGAGGTGTGCCTGGAGTCAGTGGCCTCCCTGGAGTCGGTGGCGTACCTGGAGTTGGAGGTGTACCTGGTATAGGCTATGGCTCTGGGGCTAAAGCTCTTAAATATG GTGTACCTGGAGTCAGTGGAGTACCTGGAGTCGGTGGCATCCCTGGAGTCGGAGTTGTACCTGGAGTCAGTGGAGTACCTGGAGTCGGAGGAGTAGCTGGAGTCAGTGGCCTGCCTGGAGTCGGAGGCATACCTGGACTTAGTGGCGTGCCTAGTATAGGATACGGATTTGGGGCTAAAGCACGTAAATATG GTGATATAATTGGTGCTGGTGGAGTACTCAGAGTCGGTGGCATCCCTGGAGTTGGCGGCGTgcctggagtcggagtcggcgGCGTgcctggagtcggagtcggaggCGTGCCTGGAGTCGGAGGCGTgcctggagtcggagtcggagtCGGCGGCGTgcctggagtcggagtcggagtCGGAGGCGTGCCTGGAGTCGGAGTTGGAGGCGTgcctggagtcggagtcggaggCGTGCCTGGAGTCGGTGGCCTCCCCGGAGTCGGTGGCGTACCTGGAGCTGGAGGTGTACCCGGAGTTGGAGGTGTACCTGGTATAGGCTATGGTTCTGGGACTAAAGCTCGTAAATATG CTGACATAATTGGTGCTGGTGGCATCCCCGGAGTCGGAGGAGTACCTGGAGTCGGAGGAGTACCTGGAGTCGGAGGTGTACCTGGAGTCGGAGGAGTACCTGGAGTCGGTGGCATCCCTGGAGTCGGAGGAGTACCTGGAGTCGGAGGAGTACCTGGAGTCGGAGGTGTACCTGGAGTCGGAGGAGTACCTGGAGTCGGTGGCATCCCTGGAGTCGGAGGAGTACCTGGAGTCGGAG GTAGAGTTCCAGGTGGTGGATTTGCAGGGGGCTTAGCAGGAGGACTTCCAGGAGGAATGCTAGGAG GCCATCCAGGTGGAGCCAAAGCTTTCAAATATG CATCCCTTACTGGTCTAGGTAGTGCTGGACTACCTGGAACGTTTGGCATTCCTGCTGGAGTACCAGCAACTGGTACTGGAGTTGGACTCGGAAGAGGACTTGTCCCCGGAGCTGCAGGGGTTCAAGAAGTTGTAGGAATCCCAGGGGTTGCATATGGAGGTCAGCCTATAG gatATGGAACTGGAGGTAAACTTCCTAAATATG TTGTGCCGGGGACAGTGGAAGGAGCAGGGCAAGTCAGAATGCCTGGTGGCATCCCGGAAGGAGTGGGAAGGGGAGTTCCAGGAGTACAGATTGTCCCAACTGGGAAGCCAG aaatGGGACCAACACTGGCACCTGGAAGCGCTCAGATGCCAGATCTGCATTTAA GTGCAACAGGAGCAGGGCCAG GACTGCTGCGACCTGATG GTGGAGTAGGTGGACCAGCACCTTCTGGAG GTAGTGGGACTGGTGTCAGTCCCACTGACAGGGCTGGCTCTGGTGTCGGTCTTGGAGGTGATATTAGTGTTGGCGTTGATGAAGGTAAACCCCTGAAACCTACAGGAGCAGGAACAG CTGGATCTGTAACCAGTACTGCAGGAAGTGTTGGACTTGGCGCAGGAGTTAGCAGCGG